One genomic segment of Armatimonadota bacterium includes these proteins:
- a CDS encoding COP23 domain-containing protein, giving the protein MKRKVLIAMSALIIVVAYALIGASRLDKTATLSLAFAQATSDPEITSRSAIISGQQVGEVLIDSQVIFRIRTTAGGLSPARRAEIVAQRLKNIVTKHIQPEDFTTGRINGQDVVLANSEIIITADQPHARINQTTPFLLARQWESNLKSALFAGEAETSATATSQKVVPIISVGSGTRVGGALVTGSRDQLDKVTAVAQIEGMFGNAIRAKVLVPVSSENLVQRISRVPQTSVTGLVDIKL; this is encoded by the coding sequence ATGAAAAGGAAAGTTTTGATTGCTATGTCGGCTTTAATTATTGTAGTGGCATATGCATTAATTGGCGCCTCAAGACTTGACAAAACAGCGACATTGTCACTTGCCTTCGCCCAGGCGACTTCTGACCCCGAGATTACTTCCAGAAGCGCCATCATAAGCGGCCAGCAAGTGGGCGAAGTATTAATTGATAGCCAAGTTATATTCAGAATCAGGACAACTGCTGGCGGACTTTCTCCAGCACGCAGAGCTGAGATTGTTGCACAAAGATTAAAAAACATAGTGACAAAACATATTCAACCTGAAGACTTTACAACCGGACGCATAAATGGCCAAGATGTTGTTCTAGCAAATTCCGAGATTATAATTACGGCAGACCAGCCACATGCTAGGATAAACCAGACAACGCCATTCCTTCTAGCTCGGCAGTGGGAGAGCAATCTCAAATCAGCACTTTTCGCAGGAGAAGCAGAGACTTCCGCAACAGCCACCAGCCAGAAAGTCGTGCCAATAATTAGCGTTGGAAGTGGCACCAGAGTTGGAGGAGCGCTAGTAACTGGCTCACGAGATCAACTGGATAAGGTCACAGCTGTTGCACAAATAGAAGGGATGTTCGGCAATGCAATAAGAGCAAAAGTTTTGGTGCCGGTTTCTAGTGAGAACTTGGTTCAGCGCATAAGTCGGGTACCCCAAACTAGTGTAACCGGCCTTGTGGATATAAAGCTATAG
- a CDS encoding GerMN domain-containing protein, with amino-acid sequence MKASTLFLLITLACTCIAGSALAGPVAYVDGFGEIYVVNCPKAVDVYSALSQLASPPPGTPFAAGLTSAIPKGTKLLDLRIEGDQATVNFSKRLVAGGVSEAALMAIHDQVKWTLYNWGIDANVNVLADGIPIAEWVAPTPVIEPRSSISINSLSGRSITLSPGHGWFWNGSGWYTQRPV; translated from the coding sequence ATGAAAGCCTCAACACTTTTTCTCCTCATCACACTAGCGTGTACCTGTATAGCAGGTAGCGCCCTGGCAGGGCCGGTTGCCTACGTAGACGGCTTCGGCGAAATATACGTTGTGAATTGTCCGAAAGCCGTGGATGTCTACTCGGCATTGTCCCAGCTAGCCTCGCCGCCTCCTGGGACTCCATTTGCGGCAGGCCTCACCTCCGCCATTCCAAAGGGCACGAAGTTGCTTGATTTAAGAATTGAAGGAGATCAGGCAACAGTGAATTTCTCCAAACGCCTTGTCGCCGGTGGCGTTTCGGAAGCAGCCCTTATGGCGATTCACGACCAAGTTAAATGGACTTTGTATAACTGGGGAATCGACGCAAATGTCAATGTGCTTGCGGATGGAATTCCAATCGCCGAGTGGGTAGCACCAACTCCCGTTATCGAACCCCGAAGCAGCATTAGTATCAACAGCCTATCTGGCCGCAGCATCACCCTATCGCCTGGGCACGGTTGGTTTTGGAATGGCAGTGGCTGGTATACTCAGCGGCCTGTATA
- a CDS encoding glycosyltransferase family 2 protein, with the protein MEHKKENNLRVAAIVPAYNEEHRIGAVLDALRQCRKLDDIVVVSDGSTDRTYEVAASYPGVTAIRLPRNLGKGAALVAGVKCASADIVAFFDADLIGLTPNLAEALLQPVLEGRADMSIGIFKGGRWRTDWAQSLAPFISGQRAIYSKHVLSVPGLEQARFGAEIALGRYASQKGLITVFVPLPGMTHPMKEEKLGRIHGTWARLRMYGEIIKFIISTSRSAVRIRQALGRVDDGL; encoded by the coding sequence ATGGAACACAAGAAGGAGAATAACTTGAGAGTCGCCGCTATTGTCCCAGCGTACAATGAAGAGCACCGGATAGGAGCTGTGCTCGACGCGCTCCGGCAATGTCGCAAATTAGATGACATAGTAGTGGTAAGTGATGGCTCTACAGACAGAACCTATGAGGTAGCAGCTAGCTATCCCGGAGTTACTGCCATTCGCTTGCCTCGCAATCTTGGCAAAGGCGCCGCCTTGGTCGCCGGCGTTAAGTGCGCTAGCGCAGATATCGTTGCATTTTTCGACGCCGACTTAATCGGCCTAACTCCCAACCTTGCGGAGGCACTTTTGCAACCAGTATTAGAAGGCAGGGCAGATATGAGCATTGGCATCTTCAAAGGTGGTAGGTGGCGTACTGACTGGGCTCAGAGCCTAGCACCTTTTATCTCAGGTCAGCGTGCGATTTACAGCAAGCACGTTCTCTCTGTTCCTGGTTTAGAACAAGCACGCTTCGGTGCCGAGATTGCATTGGGGAGATATGCTTCACAAAAAGGCCTCATAACAGTATTCGTTCCGCTCCCAGGAATGACGCATCCGATGAAAGAAGAAAAGCTGGGGAGAATTCACGGCACTTGGGCAAGGCTGAGGATGTATGGCGAAATTATAAAGTTTATAATTTCAACGTCACGAAGTGCAGTTCGTATTAGACAAGCTCTCGGCAGAGTAGATGATGGATTGTAA
- a CDS encoding M48 family metalloprotease produces MTNLKRMLFTLFIIAIVSLFVCGCKPESLVSKSQEIEIGQEASQQIESRYPVNKDPALNAFINQIGQDLAQRCSDRPDLTYTFKILDIKDVNAISLPGGWVYVYKGLIDETQGKPDQLAGVIAHEIGHIAARHHAQMLGREIQAQLLIGTLTKGQTKEIATLFANLQFLRWSRKQEFEADKLGIKYMYRCQKYDPQGLINFFNSLLQRQKDQPSRFEQIFRTHPVTSERIKRAQEYYDALRAGRAE; encoded by the coding sequence GTGACAAACCTCAAACGCATGCTTTTCACGCTTTTTATTATAGCAATCGTCAGCCTGTTTGTTTGCGGATGTAAACCTGAGTCGCTAGTCAGCAAAAGTCAAGAGATAGAAATTGGCCAAGAAGCATCCCAACAAATAGAGAGCAGATATCCAGTGAACAAAGACCCTGCCCTAAATGCATTTATAAACCAAATTGGTCAAGATCTTGCACAGCGTTGTTCAGACAGGCCCGACCTTACTTACACGTTCAAAATCCTTGACATAAAGGATGTGAATGCTATTTCGCTCCCTGGAGGATGGGTCTATGTATACAAGGGTTTAATAGATGAGACCCAAGGAAAACCCGACCAACTTGCCGGCGTTATCGCCCATGAAATCGGGCATATAGCTGCAAGACACCATGCTCAAATGTTGGGCAGGGAGATACAAGCGCAACTATTAATCGGCACACTAACAAAGGGTCAAACAAAGGAGATAGCAACTCTTTTCGCAAATCTGCAATTTCTCCGATGGAGCAGGAAGCAAGAGTTTGAGGCAGATAAACTTGGTATTAAGTATATGTACCGCTGCCAAAAGTATGACCCACAAGGGCTAATCAATTTCTTTAATTCCCTTCTCCAGAGACAGAAGGACCAACCCTCGCGGTTCGAACAAATATTTAGGACGCACCCAGTAACCTCAGAGCGCATCAAGCGGGCTCAAGAATATTACGACGCTTTGCGCGCCGGAAGGGCTGAGTAG
- a CDS encoding MSCRAMM family adhesin SdrC — MKSFIIALLLLASALSVSLAQIPGAIWTTDADCLAVNRNIFYAKTDVYLNGGPSGKGGLGLPDGNYYYQVTDPSGSVLLSTAPLEERVVEVVGGWITSCKQLYPFDDTPNPGGEYKVWVTAVADYDPLDPAAVFGFVPAKSKTDNFRVKSSEDGGGVQSFFSLSGYKYYDLDLDGERDTTEGGIPYWKIALFENSISPENLVGIQCTSPGGDGVLPGYYLFPNLAPGTYVVVELMPLGPWLQTGPKESSIDLNPDPMVTVTTSKYNDLGVVYIVVVEEGIQNLYAVENIDFGNICLGAGGGKTLGFWTNKNGQAILQNPEKWSIVVGSGALSCPVLAGLPYTRAEAPYLNSPGEIKRFLINANAVDMRYMLAAQWLAMGLNVLVGDVNPSSIIYMGNGTFKTIIEILDDVCTNGASWDRMTQEYFKDALDKANNNMNFVQPAPCPVVYDDTLPPCPGM; from the coding sequence ATGAAGAGTTTTATTATTGCTCTTTTGCTGCTGGCTTCAGCGCTATCGGTTTCGTTGGCGCAAATCCCAGGAGCGATATGGACAACCGATGCTGATTGCCTGGCAGTCAATCGCAACATCTTCTATGCAAAAACCGACGTATATCTGAACGGCGGGCCATCAGGCAAAGGTGGCTTAGGCTTGCCTGATGGGAATTATTACTACCAAGTTACTGACCCATCAGGCTCGGTGTTGCTTAGTACTGCACCATTGGAAGAGCGAGTAGTTGAAGTTGTTGGTGGATGGATTACTAGCTGCAAGCAGCTGTATCCATTCGATGACACTCCAAACCCTGGCGGGGAGTATAAAGTATGGGTGACGGCAGTTGCAGACTATGACCCGCTTGACCCTGCTGCGGTTTTTGGGTTCGTGCCAGCGAAGTCAAAAACCGACAACTTCAGGGTAAAGAGTAGTGAGGATGGTGGTGGTGTTCAAAGTTTCTTTAGTTTGTCAGGATATAAATATTATGATCTTGATTTAGATGGAGAAAGAGATACCACCGAAGGAGGAATACCTTATTGGAAAATAGCCTTATTTGAAAACTCGATTTCACCAGAAAACCTGGTGGGAATACAATGCACTTCCCCTGGCGGGGATGGTGTGCTACCTGGCTACTATTTATTCCCAAATTTAGCGCCTGGCACATATGTTGTAGTCGAGTTGATGCCTTTGGGTCCATGGCTGCAAACAGGTCCAAAGGAAAGCAGCATTGACCTGAACCCAGATCCTATGGTTACTGTCACTACCAGCAAATACAATGATCTCGGCGTTGTTTACATCGTTGTCGTGGAAGAAGGCATTCAGAATCTTTACGCTGTCGAAAATATTGACTTCGGCAACATTTGTCTTGGTGCTGGTGGTGGGAAAACGCTGGGCTTCTGGACGAATAAGAACGGCCAAGCAATACTCCAAAATCCAGAGAAATGGAGCATAGTGGTGGGGTCTGGCGCTCTGAGTTGTCCGGTTTTAGCGGGCCTGCCTTATACAAGAGCTGAAGCGCCTTATCTTAATAGCCCAGGCGAAATTAAGCGCTTCCTAATAAATGCAAATGCCGTAGACATGAGATACATGCTTGCTGCTCAGTGGCTCGCTATGGGGCTAAATGTTCTGGTGGGCGATGTTAATCCGAGCTCAATAATCTATATGGGCAATGGCACGTTCAAGACAATTATCGAAATCCTCGATGACGTTTGTACTAACGGTGCCTCGTGGGACCGAATGACGCAGGAGTATTTTAAAGACGCATTGGACAAAGCAAACAATAACATGAACTTCGTCCAGCCCGCGCCCTGCCCGGTGGTTTATGACGACACACTCCCACCTTGCCCTGGAATGTAA
- a CDS encoding NTP transferase domain-containing protein yields the protein MTEFQAIVLAAGKGRRMRSKEPKVLVSLLGQPLVCHVLHRLAEVGIKHPIIVVGVGAEQVRQTLGDNYLYAFQQEQLGSGHAVLCAAELARGKSRNLLVLCGDSPLFKTKTIRSLMEAHLFEKPTITLVSAVLDDPRGYGRIIRDSNGEIMAIVEEVDATDEEKAVKEVNGGCYAFNAEWLWDNLNLMTENEAGERCLTQMVDIAIKQHRRVISVSAEPEEVLGVNTYDDLAAAERILASRS from the coding sequence ATGACGGAATTTCAGGCGATAGTATTAGCAGCAGGTAAAGGTCGCAGGATGAGGTCCAAGGAGCCAAAAGTACTTGTATCTCTCCTTGGTCAGCCTCTGGTGTGTCACGTGCTACATAGACTAGCAGAAGTTGGGATAAAGCATCCGATAATTGTTGTTGGCGTGGGGGCCGAGCAGGTTAGGCAGACTTTGGGCGATAATTACTTATATGCTTTTCAACAGGAGCAGCTTGGCTCGGGCCATGCCGTTCTCTGTGCTGCGGAGCTTGCACGCGGCAAGTCTCGCAATCTGCTGGTTTTGTGCGGTGACAGCCCCTTGTTCAAAACCAAAACCATTCGTTCTCTTATGGAAGCCCACTTATTTGAGAAGCCAACTATTACATTGGTTTCTGCAGTACTGGATGATCCCAGAGGCTATGGGCGCATTATTAGGGATTCAAACGGCGAGATTATGGCAATAGTGGAAGAAGTAGACGCTACCGACGAAGAGAAGGCTGTCAAGGAAGTCAATGGTGGGTGCTATGCCTTTAATGCAGAGTGGCTGTGGGATAATCTTAACCTAATGACGGAGAATGAAGCTGGTGAGAGATGTCTTACTCAAATGGTCGATATTGCGATAAAGCAACACAGGCGGGTGATTTCCGTGTCCGCAGAACCTGAGGAAGTGTTGGGCGTTAATACATATGATGATCTAGCTGCTGCTGAGCGCATATTGGCTAGCCGAAGCTAA